A portion of the Flavobacterium magnum genome contains these proteins:
- a CDS encoding chloride channel protein yields the protein MFRKFFFRTEYTLVWARNRLTEKQFIFLSSVLVGISVAFAVILLKSFAHYVYYFATYINGILKLSFINSILPIVGIFLTVVVVRKVLGGAIEKGTSQILYAVAKKAGIIPRKQMYAQIVTSSLTVGLGGSAGLESPIVITGAAFGSNFAQRYRLGYKDRTLLIGCGVAAGIAAAFNAPIAGVLFAVEVLLVDVSISAFTPIMIAAATGALVSVIVLDETILLSFKQQQVFDYHNIPFYLVLGLFTGFIAVYYSRNFQRVEHFFSRLKFTPYKKALVGAAILAAIIFIFPTLFGEGYESIKILSESDPGQLLENTLFGGLRDNKLALLAFVGMTMMVKVYATGITLGSGGNGGNFAPSLFLGSYCGFFFSSLLNFTGLTKLPVSNFTMVGMAGILSGIFHAPLTAIFLIAEITGGYNLMIPLMIVSSISFAVSKRFEKHSMDVKHLAKKGHAFTSNKDANILNTLETTQIIQSDYLTVTEDENLEKLVDLISHSNQVIFAVTDKENNLKGIVHFNDIRAIIFSNFKVKYTKIREIMLQPKEVISPTDTMETVMNKFESSKMAFLPVLKNGKYFGFISKAQALEAYRSKLKSMVFE from the coding sequence ATGTTCCGAAAATTCTTTTTCCGCACCGAATATACGCTCGTGTGGGCACGAAACCGCCTTACGGAGAAGCAATTCATTTTCCTGTCAAGCGTACTGGTGGGCATTTCGGTGGCGTTTGCGGTAATCCTGCTGAAGTCCTTTGCGCACTACGTATATTATTTCGCCACCTATATAAACGGCATCCTCAAGTTGAGTTTCATCAACAGTATCCTGCCCATAGTGGGTATTTTCCTTACGGTCGTGGTTGTCAGGAAAGTCCTTGGCGGCGCGATTGAAAAGGGCACCTCACAAATTTTGTACGCGGTGGCCAAAAAGGCCGGTATCATCCCGCGCAAGCAGATGTATGCACAGATTGTTACGAGTTCGCTTACCGTCGGGCTTGGCGGCTCGGCGGGACTCGAAAGCCCCATCGTGATTACGGGCGCGGCCTTCGGATCTAATTTTGCACAGCGCTACCGGCTGGGTTACAAGGACAGGACCTTACTCATTGGCTGCGGTGTGGCGGCGGGAATTGCAGCGGCTTTCAACGCACCGATTGCCGGTGTGCTTTTCGCCGTGGAAGTGCTGTTGGTCGATGTGAGCATTTCAGCATTTACGCCCATCATGATTGCGGCCGCCACGGGCGCTTTGGTGTCTGTGATTGTCCTCGATGAGACGATATTACTGTCCTTCAAGCAACAGCAGGTTTTTGACTACCACAATATTCCGTTCTACCTGGTATTGGGCCTTTTTACAGGATTTATTGCCGTGTACTACTCACGGAATTTCCAGCGGGTTGAGCATTTCTTCTCTCGACTGAAATTTACGCCGTACAAGAAAGCGCTGGTGGGCGCGGCGATCCTGGCGGCAATTATTTTCATCTTTCCGACCTTGTTTGGCGAAGGGTATGAGAGCATTAAAATCTTATCGGAGAGTGACCCGGGACAGCTGTTGGAGAACACCCTTTTTGGCGGACTGCGTGACAATAAGCTTGCGCTGCTGGCCTTTGTAGGGATGACCATGATGGTTAAGGTGTATGCTACAGGGATCACTTTAGGCAGCGGTGGTAACGGAGGTAACTTCGCCCCTTCCCTGTTCCTGGGTTCCTATTGCGGCTTCTTCTTTTCTTCATTGCTGAATTTTACCGGATTGACCAAATTGCCTGTGAGCAACTTTACCATGGTGGGTATGGCCGGAATATTAAGCGGTATTTTCCATGCGCCGCTTACCGCGATATTCCTTATTGCAGAAATTACCGGTGGTTACAACCTGATGATTCCGTTGATGATTGTTTCCTCAATCAGTTTTGCGGTGTCGAAACGTTTTGAAAAACACTCCATGGATGTAAAGCACCTCGCCAAAAAAGGGCATGCCTTTACCAGTAATAAAGATGCCAATATCCTGAACACGCTGGAGACGACGCAGATCATACAGTCCGATTACCTGACCGTAACCGAGGACGAAAACCTTGAGAAACTCGTTGATTTGATCTCGCATTCCAACCAGGTGATCTTTGCCGTAACCGATAAGGAAAACAATTTGAAAGGCATCGTGCATTTTAACGACATCCGCGCAATCATATTCAGCAACTTTAAGGTGAAATACACGAAAATCCGGGAGATTATGCTACAGCCCAAAGAAGTCATTTCCCCTACGGACACGATGGAAACCGTGATGAATAAGTTTGAGAGCAGCAAGATGGCGTTTCTTCCCGTTTTAAAAAACGGGAAATATTTCGGGTTTATTTCCAAGGCCCAGGCATTGGAGGCGTACCGTTCTAAATTGAAGTCGATGGTTTTTGAGTAG
- a CDS encoding T9SS type A sorting domain-containing protein, whose translation MGRFIMFGFLWMFPLSAAAQTAFYVGEEIYIGSGGTLYCANSEVKFNANIVTETAPKGVLVFGENTSYSGADDAHKVVGFLANNFPADLVVYPVGSLLTLKPFELQTASNDAPVEIGFIAAAPENPGNLEGVGELADSGYWAIHSEALGKVKLYFTAEDLASLSVSDFADFSIAGYDGSDWVVIPSTVNEAGSYVQSNDFIDQALYSSYTFAVAAPLNTPDPAGVIDIVSYRQRGSIFIRSESASIQQVILYDMRGREVYRKWGSGLQLELNDLNTAGGVYVIVVETDRGSVTRKIVY comes from the coding sequence ATGGGACGTTTTATTATGTTTGGCTTTTTATGGATGTTTCCATTATCAGCTGCCGCTCAAACGGCGTTTTATGTCGGGGAGGAGATTTACATTGGCAGTGGCGGCACACTGTACTGTGCGAACAGCGAGGTAAAATTCAATGCCAATATCGTTACCGAAACCGCCCCAAAGGGCGTACTGGTTTTCGGTGAAAACACGTCCTATTCGGGGGCGGATGACGCGCATAAGGTGGTGGGATTTCTCGCCAATAACTTTCCTGCAGACCTTGTGGTCTATCCTGTTGGCAGTCTGCTGACGCTCAAGCCGTTCGAATTGCAGACGGCTTCAAACGATGCGCCGGTAGAAATCGGCTTTATAGCCGCAGCACCTGAGAATCCTGGAAATCTGGAGGGCGTCGGGGAACTTGCCGACAGCGGATACTGGGCGATCCATTCTGAGGCGCTCGGGAAAGTGAAATTGTATTTTACCGCAGAAGATCTCGCGTCATTGTCGGTAAGCGATTTCGCTGATTTTTCAATCGCAGGTTATGATGGTTCTGATTGGGTTGTGATCCCGTCCACCGTAAATGAGGCGGGGAGTTATGTGCAAAGCAATGATTTTATCGATCAGGCCTTATACAGTTCTTATACGTTCGCCGTGGCAGCGCCGCTGAATACACCAGATCCCGCTGGGGTAATCGACATTGTGAGTTACAGGCAACGCGGATCAATCTTTATCCGATCTGAAAGCGCCTCGATTCAACAGGTTATACTGTATGATATGCGCGGACGTGAGGTGTATCGCAAATGGGGCAGCGGACTCCAATTGGAGCTTAATGACCTTAATACCGCAGGCGGCGTATACGTCATCGTTGTCGAGACCGATCGGGGGTCGGTCACCAGAAAAATCGTATACTAA
- a CDS encoding tail fiber domain-containing protein, translated as MKKQLFLLTLFACLLGAQRGHAQIGVGTETPQGALDVSATDKGLLVPRVVLTARNVAAPVTNPQGGALANGTLVYNLQQGGTPPNNVLVGFYFWQDGSWYPVSREALPIDGSAEFAPIYVSAYGNNTAAVWGAATTNTSDSKGVLGTSAASLGAGVQGEAYNTTGYASGVRGYSGSANGSGVDGIANSVTGENYGVHGSSQSPDGYGGYFKNETGGKALRTAEGGVQMDALSGTGTRMVVAGSNGTLSALALPESFSLPYSGTTASSALTLESTAGGSSVIVAYASAGTGDAAGVVGTTNAPSGSGLRGTALSGAGTAAGVEGASTASGGTGVYGIATHSTGVNNGVFGLSLSPQGSGGTFANLNTSGIALRTQQGNIKFDKLSGSGTRMVVAGADGTLSTQPTGLVLPYTVTTPGSGINITTDGPAANAFVGISSTGVAVYGRTHGATSAIQAIADIEGDFYSNGIYAENFSQQGAGITGVANADSGVAAGVSGETQSPNGSGGVFRNWSDGVALRTLQGTIRFDDLSGDGMRMVVADASGRLSAQPAGLVLPYTVTTAGSGINITTDGPAANAFAGISSTGVAVYGRTHGTTSAIQAIADIEGDVYSNGMYAENFSQQGAGIMGVANADSGVAAGVSGETQSPNGSGGLFRNWSDGVALRTLQGTIRFDNLSGTGNRMVVAGANGTLSTQEIPVGGSAGGTLNDAYDYPTPGSGSIIDADSGAVVIGGTDGLQVTGTYGSGAALNLNGAGSRMLFNPRKSAFRSGRVTGTQWNNTNVGDMSFASGWNTTASGLAATAMGYESTASGSGSTAIGSGTTAPSYQETAVGSYNTTYSPSGAATWVNTDRVFSVGNGNNASAKSNALTILKNGNSGFGATNETPTATVDIKGTFRLQGNGAAAGKFLSAIDANGNAAWVDAPAGGGNQWTTSPNGTHIYQANVSGGNVSIGSNNPSPDTKLSIYGGSQPNGLYVNASSNSDYAVKTTFGKINFGVNGATTEKVEVNGAIKIGDASSDGAANGTIRYTAANGFEGKHSNAWQPLNGTGGSGEGSGSASSLDAAYDNGGSGTGRTITADAGAVQIAGTDGLQVTGTMYSGANLALSGAGTKMFFYPKKAAFRAGNVDGTQWDNGNIGEFSAAMGRNAIASGSTAIALGGDVSAASESVAIGNFATASAGGVSIGTFTNASGLNALATGYSTNSTGSYATAMGYGNSSPSFGETVIGRYATTYTPLGGTGNWNTADRIFAIGNGTNDFSRSNALTVMKNGDLTIAGNAFKPGGGAFAATSDARLKKNVVDYKDGLAQLMGIHPVKYHYNEKSGNDTSKEHIGVIAQELQPIAPYMVSTFNRENTEYLQVDNSAMTYMLINAVKEQQRIIDEQKEALKALQNDNNTLKASINAQAVETDSLKKDMAALKSLLMPGDPTAAKN; from the coding sequence ATGAAGAAACAACTATTTTTACTAACCCTGTTTGCCTGCCTGCTTGGCGCGCAACGGGGGCACGCCCAGATCGGCGTCGGAACGGAAACCCCGCAGGGGGCACTGGACGTCTCAGCAACCGATAAAGGTTTGTTGGTACCCCGGGTGGTACTGACAGCCAGAAACGTGGCAGCACCGGTAACCAACCCTCAGGGAGGCGCATTAGCCAATGGAACATTGGTTTATAACCTGCAACAGGGTGGTACACCCCCAAACAATGTGCTTGTGGGATTTTACTTTTGGCAGGACGGGAGCTGGTACCCCGTATCAAGGGAGGCACTGCCTATCGACGGTTCAGCTGAGTTTGCGCCCATTTACGTCTCAGCGTACGGTAACAATACTGCCGCCGTCTGGGGTGCCGCCACAACCAATACCTCAGATTCAAAAGGGGTGTTGGGCACCTCTGCTGCCTCACTTGGTGCCGGAGTACAGGGAGAAGCATACAACACCACAGGCTATGCCTCGGGTGTAAGGGGATATTCCGGTTCTGCCAACGGAAGCGGTGTAGACGGCATCGCCAATAGTGTTACCGGCGAGAACTATGGTGTTCATGGCTCGAGCCAAAGCCCTGATGGCTATGGCGGTTATTTTAAGAACGAAACCGGAGGTAAGGCACTGCGTACCGCCGAAGGCGGCGTACAAATGGATGCACTGTCCGGCACGGGTACGCGTATGGTTGTCGCCGGCAGCAATGGTACACTTTCTGCACTGGCTTTGCCGGAATCTTTCTCGCTGCCCTACTCCGGAACAACTGCTTCTTCAGCCCTGACATTGGAAAGTACAGCAGGCGGTTCGTCTGTAATTGTTGCCTATGCTTCGGCAGGTACAGGTGATGCGGCTGGTGTTGTCGGTACTACGAACGCACCATCGGGAAGCGGTCTCAGGGGGACGGCGCTAAGCGGCGCAGGTACAGCTGCCGGTGTGGAAGGAGCTTCGACAGCCTCAGGCGGAACAGGGGTATACGGCATAGCGACCCATTCAACAGGAGTCAACAATGGCGTATTTGGGTTATCGCTGAGTCCACAGGGAAGTGGTGGTACTTTCGCTAATTTAAACACTTCCGGCATAGCACTCAGGACGCAGCAGGGAAACATAAAATTTGATAAACTGTCCGGCTCGGGCACCCGTATGGTCGTTGCCGGTGCAGATGGAACTTTATCTACCCAACCAACAGGACTCGTATTGCCTTACACTGTAACGACCCCCGGCTCAGGAATCAACATTACGACTGACGGCCCGGCGGCAAATGCGTTTGTAGGTATTTCCTCAACCGGTGTCGCGGTTTACGGACGTACTCATGGTGCTACATCAGCAATTCAGGCGATAGCCGATATCGAAGGAGACTTTTATTCTAACGGTATTTATGCCGAGAATTTTAGCCAGCAGGGAGCAGGTATCACGGGCGTTGCCAATGCAGATTCAGGTGTTGCAGCCGGTGTGTCAGGCGAAACACAAAGCCCTAATGGAAGCGGAGGGGTATTTCGAAACTGGAGCGATGGTGTTGCCCTGAGAACTTTGCAGGGTACTATCAGGTTTGACGACCTTTCCGGTGACGGGATGCGCATGGTCGTCGCCGATGCCAGCGGAAGATTATCTGCCCAACCAGCCGGATTGGTGTTGCCTTACACTGTGACCACCGCCGGCTCAGGAATCAACATTACGACTGACGGCCCGGCGGCAAATGCGTTCGCAGGTATTTCCTCTACCGGTGTCGCTGTCTACGGACGTACTCATGGTACTACATCAGCGATTCAGGCAATAGCCGACATAGAAGGAGACGTTTATTCTAACGGTATGTATGCCGAGAATTTTAGCCAGCAGGGAGCGGGCATCATGGGTGTTGCCAATGCAGATTCAGGTGTTGCAGCCGGTGTGTCCGGCGAAACACAAAGCCCAAATGGAAGCGGAGGGCTATTTAGAAACTGGAGCGATGGGGTCGCCCTGAGAACTTTGCAGGGTACTATTAGGTTTGACAACCTTTCAGGTACAGGAAACCGTATGGTGGTAGCAGGAGCGAACGGTACGTTATCAACCCAGGAAATCCCTGTTGGCGGCAGCGCCGGAGGCACGTTAAACGATGCCTACGATTACCCAACCCCTGGTTCAGGAAGTATTATTGATGCTGATTCCGGTGCCGTGGTTATCGGCGGGACTGATGGTTTGCAGGTGACCGGGACTTATGGTTCCGGAGCCGCACTTAACCTGAATGGCGCAGGATCACGCATGCTTTTTAACCCAAGAAAATCAGCATTCCGTTCAGGGAGGGTAACCGGAACACAATGGAATAATACTAACGTTGGCGATATGTCTTTCGCCTCAGGATGGAATACCACCGCATCGGGATTAGCCGCAACGGCTATGGGTTATGAGTCTACGGCTTCAGGATCAGGAAGTACCGCCATAGGTTCAGGAACTACCGCACCTTCCTATCAGGAGACAGCCGTCGGCAGTTACAACACAACTTATTCGCCTTCCGGCGCTGCAACATGGGTAAATACCGATCGCGTGTTCAGCGTCGGAAATGGAAATAACGCTTCGGCGAAATCAAATGCACTAACCATCCTGAAAAACGGCAATTCAGGATTTGGAGCTACCAATGAAACGCCTACAGCTACAGTAGATATCAAAGGTACTTTCAGGCTGCAGGGCAACGGTGCCGCGGCAGGTAAGTTCCTTTCCGCCATCGATGCCAATGGGAATGCCGCCTGGGTCGATGCACCCGCCGGCGGAGGCAACCAATGGACTACTTCCCCCAACGGCACCCATATTTATCAGGCAAATGTTTCCGGAGGGAATGTCTCCATCGGAAGCAACAATCCATCCCCTGATACGAAATTATCCATTTATGGCGGATCGCAGCCCAACGGACTCTATGTGAACGCCTCCTCTAACAGCGACTACGCAGTGAAAACCACTTTTGGTAAGATCAATTTCGGGGTCAACGGGGCCACCACGGAAAAGGTAGAGGTCAACGGCGCCATTAAGATTGGCGACGCCTCTTCAGACGGTGCCGCCAACGGAACCATCCGTTATACCGCAGCCAACGGATTTGAAGGCAAACACAGCAACGCCTGGCAGCCTTTAAACGGAACAGGCGGCAGCGGTGAGGGTTCGGGATCAGCGAGTTCACTGGACGCCGCCTATGACAACGGAGGTTCGGGTACAGGGCGTACCATAACCGCTGATGCGGGTGCTGTACAGATTGCTGGGACTGATGGCCTTCAGGTGACAGGCACGATGTACAGCGGTGCCAACCTCGCCCTTTCAGGGGCCGGTACAAAAATGTTCTTCTATCCTAAAAAAGCGGCGTTCCGTGCAGGCAATGTCGACGGCACACAATGGGATAACGGAAATATAGGCGAATTTTCAGCGGCTATGGGGCGTAATGCCATTGCCAGCGGAAGTACGGCTATCGCCCTTGGAGGTGACGTGTCCGCGGCCAGCGAGAGTGTGGCCATCGGTAACTTTGCCACAGCAAGCGCCGGCGGCGTGTCCATCGGGACGTTCACAAACGCGTCCGGCCTCAATGCCTTGGCAACAGGATATTCCACCAACTCCACTGGAAGTTATGCTACCGCAATGGGTTATGGAAACAGCTCGCCGTCCTTTGGAGAAACCGTGATAGGAAGGTATGCCACAACCTATACGCCGTTAGGAGGTACCGGAAACTGGAATACCGCCGACAGGATTTTTGCGATAGGGAATGGTACCAACGATTTCTCCCGTTCCAATGCACTTACGGTAATGAAAAACGGAGACCTGACCATCGCAGGAAACGCATTCAAGCCCGGCGGCGGTGCGTTTGCAGCCACTTCTGATGCCCGTCTTAAGAAAAACGTTGTGGATTACAAGGACGGACTTGCGCAACTCATGGGCATCCATCCCGTAAAATACCATTACAATGAAAAATCCGGGAATGATACCAGCAAGGAACATATAGGGGTAATCGCTCAGGAATTGCAACCCATTGCACCGTATATGGTGAGTACTTTCAACAGGGAAAATACCGAATACCTGCAGGTGGACAACAGTGCCATGACGTATATGCTGATTAATGCCGTTAAAGAACAACAACGCATCATCGATGAACAGAAAGAGGCGTTGAAAGCATTGCAAAATGACAACAATACGCTCAAGGCATCCATCAACGCACAGGCAGTGGAAACCGACAGCCTGAAAAAAGACATGGCGGCGCTGAAGTCATTGCTGATGCCCGGAGATCCAACCGCCGCAAAAAACTGA
- a CDS encoding carboxymuconolactone decarboxylase family protein, with protein sequence METRININELQPQAFKAMYALEGYMATTKLSKTHRELIKIRASQINGCAFCIDMHTKDALKNGETTQRIFLLNAWRDTALFSEEEKVILAITEEVTLINNLGLSADTYKKATQFFDEITIAQLIMAVVTINAWNRIAISTNLEPAG encoded by the coding sequence ATGGAAACCAGAATCAACATCAATGAATTACAGCCACAGGCTTTTAAAGCCATGTATGCCCTTGAAGGTTATATGGCAACGACGAAGCTGTCCAAAACCCATAGGGAACTAATTAAGATCAGGGCGTCGCAAATTAACGGCTGTGCTTTCTGTATAGACATGCACACCAAAGATGCGCTGAAAAACGGGGAAACGACACAACGCATTTTTCTTTTGAACGCCTGGCGCGACACGGCTTTGTTTTCTGAAGAAGAGAAAGTCATCCTTGCCATAACTGAAGAGGTGACCCTTATCAATAATCTCGGATTGTCTGCAGATACTTACAAAAAGGCCACACAGTTTTTTGATGAAATCACAATCGCGCAACTCATTATGGCCGTAGTGACGATCAATGCCTGGAACCGGATTGCGATCAGTACAAACCTTGAACCGGCGGGATAA
- a CDS encoding response regulator transcription factor: MQPLEVILFEDNRHLRESLEMVINSDPALHCAASFANGSDAVTKMKKHNPDIVLMDIAMPRVDGIDATRQIKSVFPDAQILIQTVFSDDDYIFRAICAGASGYILKSTTPEGYIAALKDIGNGGSPMTPGIARRIVDLFRNAMPQTAANSKPLLSFREKEVLHALVDGKSYKMIAADLGLSLDTVKSHIKNIYAKLQVNSNTEAVARALRENL, translated from the coding sequence ATGCAGCCACTCGAGGTCATACTTTTCGAAGACAACAGGCACCTGCGCGAAAGCCTGGAAATGGTTATTAACAGTGATCCGGCGCTTCATTGCGCAGCCAGTTTTGCCAACGGCAGCGACGCTGTCACCAAGATGAAGAAGCACAATCCCGATATCGTGCTGATGGACATTGCGATGCCACGCGTAGACGGCATTGATGCAACCCGTCAAATCAAATCGGTATTTCCTGATGCCCAAATCCTGATCCAGACGGTTTTTTCTGACGATGATTACATCTTCAGGGCGATCTGCGCCGGCGCATCGGGGTACATCCTGAAGTCAACAACACCTGAAGGATACATTGCGGCATTGAAAGACATCGGCAACGGTGGTTCGCCCATGACACCCGGAATTGCCCGGCGGATTGTCGATTTGTTCCGCAACGCCATGCCACAGACAGCCGCCAACTCCAAGCCCTTATTAAGTTTCAGGGAAAAGGAAGTGCTGCATGCATTGGTCGACGGGAAAAGCTATAAGATGATTGCTGCTGATTTAGGGCTTTCGCTCGACACCGTAAAATCACACATCAAGAATATCTATGCCAAGTTACAGGTGAATTCCAACACGGAAGCCGTTGCGAGGGCACTGCGCGAAAACCTGTGA
- a CDS encoding tetratricopeptide repeat protein produces MLSPYLWHNPTGRRHSIVLLMLLLPFIVPAQNPTMDSLRAVIAKTKSEKDRIIPMSHLAFYYTSIQKDSAYKIANRAIALAKKHHDEEALASCYNTLGWVYSFDGDYDKTQFYINSAIAIYQKNKDESQVLKILANLSNIYIRMERYEAAMQTVFKGIRKLDKIKDNASACALYKNLGVIYRKMNDFRSAVNYMRKALDYAPTAKTKNEVKTSLANIYQLKGEYDKAMQEYNELAAYYENTGDDYNAALVYENIAQVYIYRKVPALTRKYFDKAMQVYRRLGYKMDIVYLQLTIGVFESTLAHYDAAISVVEEAYALSTEMHNTLYRLKALHLLADFYEATHNYKRSLECVKQAATVSDSLDLQEQQTRFDKLQTEFGTKEKEKEIKLLNKDRMLQQQKIKNSRTMLVVMVLLVVFILLGIAFIINRNRLRQRNKELELRNRIASDLHDDVGSSLSSIRLLNEMVRNNREGSPELMEKISTNIRETIESMSDIVWMIKPDSYRTTSSGLDKRMQHFVADLRASSPLELIFRTENTADMQLSMIHKRNIYLIFKEALNNAVKYSGADSVEVELLLRERILTLTVSDNGSGFDVAAANHGDGLENMQQRARDIGAVFEIRSAPGSGTHLRLTVKI; encoded by the coding sequence ATGTTATCTCCTTATTTGTGGCATAACCCCACAGGAAGGCGTCACAGTATCGTGCTGTTGATGCTGTTATTACCGTTTATTGTTCCGGCGCAAAATCCGACAATGGATTCCCTTCGCGCTGTCATCGCCAAAACCAAATCGGAAAAGGATCGCATCATCCCAATGAGCCACCTGGCCTTTTATTATACCAGCATACAAAAGGACTCGGCTTATAAGATTGCAAACAGGGCCATCGCGCTGGCAAAAAAACATCATGATGAGGAGGCACTGGCGAGCTGCTATAACACGCTGGGCTGGGTGTACTCTTTTGACGGCGATTACGACAAGACCCAGTTTTACATAAACAGTGCCATCGCCATCTATCAGAAGAATAAAGACGAAAGTCAGGTGCTGAAAATCCTGGCGAACCTATCGAATATATACATTCGCATGGAACGATATGAGGCGGCTATGCAAACGGTATTCAAAGGTATCCGTAAGCTTGACAAAATCAAGGATAATGCATCGGCTTGTGCGTTGTATAAAAACCTGGGCGTCATTTACCGAAAAATGAATGATTTCCGAAGTGCTGTAAATTACATGCGCAAGGCACTCGATTACGCACCAACGGCGAAAACCAAAAATGAGGTAAAGACGAGCCTTGCCAACATTTACCAGCTCAAGGGCGAGTACGATAAGGCGATGCAGGAATACAACGAACTGGCGGCCTACTATGAGAATACGGGCGACGATTACAATGCCGCTCTCGTCTACGAAAACATCGCTCAGGTGTATATTTATCGGAAGGTCCCGGCGCTTACGAGGAAATATTTTGACAAGGCAATGCAGGTATACCGGCGGTTGGGCTATAAGATGGATATCGTCTATCTACAGCTTACCATCGGCGTTTTTGAAAGTACACTGGCACATTACGATGCCGCCATATCTGTCGTTGAAGAAGCGTATGCACTGTCGACCGAAATGCATAACACGCTTTACCGACTAAAGGCTTTACACCTTCTGGCCGATTTTTATGAAGCCACACACAATTACAAAAGGTCGCTGGAATGCGTAAAGCAGGCGGCAACCGTCAGCGACAGCCTGGATCTACAGGAACAGCAGACAAGATTCGACAAACTACAGACTGAATTCGGAACGAAAGAAAAAGAAAAAGAAATTAAGCTGCTGAACAAGGACAGGATGCTCCAGCAGCAAAAAATAAAAAACAGCCGCACCATGTTGGTCGTCATGGTGTTGCTTGTCGTCTTCATTCTGTTGGGCATTGCGTTCATTATCAACCGAAACCGACTCAGGCAGCGCAATAAGGAACTGGAGTTGCGCAACCGTATCGCATCAGACCTACATGACGATGTCGGCAGCTCGCTGAGCAGCATCCGGCTATTGAACGAAATGGTCCGCAATAACAGGGAAGGCTCCCCGGAACTCATGGAAAAAATCAGTACCAACATCAGGGAAACCATCGAATCGATGAGCGATATCGTGTGGATGATAAAACCGGACTCCTATCGAACCACGTCATCAGGACTGGATAAGAGGATGCAGCATTTTGTCGCCGATCTTCGCGCATCATCCCCATTGGAATTGATATTCAGGACTGAAAATACGGCAGACATGCAACTGTCGATGATTCATAAAAGGAATATCTACCTAATTTTTAAGGAAGCGCTGAATAACGCCGTCAAGTATTCCGGTGCTGATAGCGTCGAAGTGGAACTGCTGCTGCGGGAACGTATACTCACACTCACCGTTTCTGACAACGGTTCCGGTTTTGATGTGGCCGCGGCAAACCATGGTGACGGCCTTGAGAACATGCAGCAGCGTGCCAGGGATATCGGCGCGGTATTCGAGATCAGGAGTGCTCCCGGCTCAGGCACACACCTAAGGCTGACCGTCAAAATCTAG